The following proteins come from a genomic window of Flavobacteriaceae bacterium MAR_2010_188:
- a CDS encoding chemotaxis protein MotB, translating into MKKLMLSLSLLVLLSSCVSKKAYSDLEAKQKETQDLLNTATVKLNSCLSERSAAVARMEAMQDQLADLRRTNQDLIETKGNLTTLTAKGADNLEKSLESLKEKDLKIDRLQDALSRKDSVTLALVTSLKKSVGINDPDIQINVEKGVVFISIADKLLFQSGSYKVSSRAKEVLGKVATVVKSKPNFEAMVEAHTDNVPYSGGVLLDNWDLSVKRATSVVRVLEELGVDSSKLIAAGRSSYVPVGPNDTAENRAANRRTRIVVLPKIDEFYEMVEEEMKAMIEADKN; encoded by the coding sequence ATGAAGAAATTAATGCTCAGCTTATCCTTATTAGTTCTTCTTAGTAGCTGTGTCTCTAAGAAAGCGTATTCGGACCTAGAAGCAAAACAAAAAGAAACACAAGACCTTTTAAATACCGCTACAGTTAAGTTGAACAGTTGTCTTTCCGAGCGCTCTGCTGCAGTTGCTCGTATGGAAGCCATGCAAGATCAACTAGCTGATTTAAGAAGGACTAACCAAGACCTTATCGAAACTAAAGGTAACCTTACTACGCTAACTGCAAAGGGAGCAGATAACCTTGAAAAATCTCTTGAGAGTCTTAAAGAAAAAGATTTAAAAATTGACCGTTTACAAGATGCACTTAGCAGAAAAGATAGTGTAACTCTTGCCTTGGTAACAAGCTTAAAGAAATCTGTGGGTATTAATGATCCAGACATCCAGATTAATGTTGAAAAAGGTGTTGTATTTATTTCTATCGCCGACAAATTATTGTTTCAATCAGGTAGTTACAAAGTAAGTTCTAGAGCAAAAGAAGTTCTAGGTAAAGTTGCTACAGTTGTAAAAAGCAAGCCAAACTTCGAAGCTATGGTAGAAGCTCACACCGATAACGTTCCTTATTCTGGGGGTGTCTTATTAGACAACTGGGATTTAAGTGTTAAACGTGCAACTTCTGTTGTTAGAGTGCTAGAAGAACTGGGCGTAGATTCATCTAAATTGATCGCTGCTGGACGTAGTTCATATGTTCCTGTTGGACCTAACGATACCGCTGAAAACCGTGCTGCTAATAGACGTACTAGAATCGTAGTTCTTCCTAAGATAGACGAATTCTACGAAATGGTTGAAGAGGAAATGAAAGCCATGATAGAAGCTGATAAAAACTAA
- a CDS encoding Type I restriction enzyme R protein N terminus (HSDR_N), giving the protein MQKLDFPEFSFRFKNSENKISIFDEVRKKFIILQPEEWVRQHCVKYLHSVKKYPYSLINVEKELTVNKLKKRYDIVVFHSDGSINIVVECKSYNVPISQDTFDQIARYNSSLDADFLMVTNGLNHYYCKMDFEAQCYNFLRQLPEYDQSPTSKQIN; this is encoded by the coding sequence ATGCAAAAACTTGATTTTCCAGAATTTTCGTTTCGATTCAAAAATAGCGAAAATAAAATTTCCATATTTGATGAGGTTCGTAAAAAGTTTATAATTCTTCAACCTGAAGAATGGGTAAGACAGCATTGCGTAAAATATCTTCACAGCGTTAAAAAATATCCGTATTCCCTGATCAACGTCGAAAAAGAATTAACGGTCAATAAATTAAAAAAGAGATACGACATTGTGGTGTTTCATTCTGATGGGAGCATTAATATCGTGGTAGAATGCAAGTCCTATAACGTGCCAATTTCACAAGATACTTTTGACCAAATTGCTAGATACAATAGTTCCTTGGATGCTGATTTCCTTATGGTGACCAATGGTTTAAACCATTACTATTGCAAGATGGATTTTGAAGCACAGTGTTATAATTTCTTAAGACAGTTGCCAGAATACGACCAGTCTCCCACCTCAAAACAAATCAACTAG
- a CDS encoding DNA polymerase III, delta subunit — MDEVKDIVENIKRGKLSPIYFLMGEEPYYIDKISEYIEKNILSEEEKGFNQMVLYGRDVTVEDIVLQAKRYPMMAEYQVVVVKEAQDLSRNIEKFISYVENPQSSTVLVLNYKYKKLDKRKALYKSLKKNNAVIFEGKKLYENQVAEWIRRVLAGQNYSITPKAAQMLVEYLGNDLSKINNELEKLRIILPINTQIRPQHIEEHIGISKDYNIFELRSAIGDRNSLKAFKIAKYFGENPKDHPMVMTVGLLFNFFSQILHYHGLHDKNPRSVASALKVNPYFVNDYITAGRNFPMKKVSSVISDLREFDLKSKGVGASAISQSDLLKELLVRIFT, encoded by the coding sequence TTGGATGAAGTAAAAGACATTGTTGAGAATATCAAACGCGGAAAGTTAAGTCCTATTTACTTTCTGATGGGAGAGGAGCCTTATTATATTGACAAGATTTCAGAATATATAGAAAAAAACATCTTGTCCGAAGAAGAAAAAGGCTTTAACCAAATGGTGCTTTACGGAAGGGATGTTACAGTAGAAGATATTGTGCTACAGGCCAAGCGCTATCCGATGATGGCAGAATACCAAGTGGTAGTTGTTAAGGAAGCACAGGATTTAAGTCGCAATATTGAGAAGTTTATTTCTTATGTCGAAAACCCACAGTCTTCAACGGTTTTGGTACTTAACTACAAATACAAAAAACTCGACAAAAGAAAAGCGTTATACAAATCGTTGAAAAAAAACAACGCTGTAATCTTTGAAGGCAAAAAGCTTTACGAAAATCAGGTTGCAGAATGGATTCGTCGTGTCTTGGCCGGACAAAACTACAGCATCACTCCAAAGGCGGCGCAAATGTTGGTCGAATATCTTGGTAACGATTTAAGTAAAATAAATAATGAGCTAGAAAAGCTCCGAATCATTCTTCCTATTAATACTCAAATAAGACCACAACATATCGAAGAGCATATCGGCATTAGTAAGGACTACAATATATTTGAGTTGAGGAGCGCCATCGGCGATCGTAATTCGTTAAAGGCTTTTAAGATTGCTAAATACTTTGGAGAAAATCCAAAAGACCACCCGATGGTGATGACCGTCGGTTTGCTGTTTAACTTTTTCTCTCAGATTTTGCACTATCATGGCCTCCATGATAAAAACCCAAGAAGTGTTGCGTCGGCGTTAAAAGTGAATCCATATTTCGTTAACGATTACATTACGGCTGGCAGAAACTTCCCAATGAAAAAAGTGAGCTCGGTAATCAGCGACCTTCGCGAATTCGACTTAAAAAGTAAAGGAGTTGGTGCGTCTGCAATTTCTCAGTCTGATTTACTTAAAGAGCTGTTGGTGAGAATTTTTACTTGA
- a CDS encoding protease I, which produces MENLNKKKVAILATNGFEESELKEPKKALEKANAEVHIVSLEHGTIKGWADGNWSGEVKVDKILSDVSQSDYNALVLPGGVINPDKLRTNKDAVKFVKSFFENHKPVAAICHGPWILAEADVLKGRKVTSYGSIKTDLINAGANWVDEEVVVDEGLVTSRNPNDLPAFNAKLVEEIYEGKHEDQVA; this is translated from the coding sequence ATGGAAAATTTAAATAAAAAGAAGGTAGCAATATTAGCAACAAACGGTTTTGAAGAAAGTGAATTAAAAGAACCGAAAAAAGCGCTAGAAAAAGCAAACGCCGAAGTTCATATCGTTTCCCTTGAACATGGAACAATTAAAGGATGGGCAGACGGAAATTGGAGCGGCGAAGTTAAAGTAGACAAGATATTAAGCGACGTTTCGCAAAGTGATTATAACGCATTGGTTTTACCAGGTGGAGTTATAAATCCAGATAAATTAAGAACTAACAAAGATGCAGTAAAATTTGTGAAATCATTCTTCGAAAATCACAAACCAGTAGCAGCAATCTGCCACGGACCATGGATTTTAGCTGAGGCTGATGTTCTAAAAGGTAGAAAAGTGACATCTTACGGCTCGATTAAAACAGATTTAATTAATGCAGGTGCAAATTGGGTAGATGAAGAAGTTGTAGTAGATGAGGGTCTGGTTACAAGCAGAAACCCAAATGATTTACCAGCATTTAATGCTAAATTGGTGGAAGAAATTTATGAAGGAAAGCATGAAGACCAAGTAGCATAG
- a CDS encoding putative membrane protein, with translation MEDKNATLITRDWLAIERTKLANERTFLSYFRTFMVFLGTGITILKVELFADLETFGIGLVIMSPFILFIGIFRLFRVKRTIRNHYNR, from the coding sequence ATGGAAGACAAAAATGCCACCTTGATTACCCGAGATTGGTTGGCGATTGAGCGTACAAAACTGGCTAATGAAAGGACCTTTCTTTCATATTTTAGAACCTTTATGGTTTTTTTAGGCACAGGGATTACGATATTAAAAGTTGAATTGTTCGCGGACTTGGAAACCTTTGGAATTGGGCTTGTAATCATGTCACCTTTTATTTTATTCATCGGTATTTTTAGGCTATTTAGAGTGAAGAGAACCATAAGAAACCATTATAACAGATAA
- a CDS encoding Pyruvate/2-oxoglutarate/acetoin dehydrogenase complex, dehydrogenase (E1) component translates to MNLTAESNITFEDFKTEVLKDYTTAVLSRECSLLGRREVLTGKAKFGIFGDGKELPQLAMAKVFKDGDFRSGYYRDQTFMMAIDELTVEQFFAGLYAHTDIEADPMSAGRQMGGHFGTHSLDKNGHWKNLMKQKNSSADISPTASQMPRLLGLAQASKIYRNVKGIDTTKFSDNGNEIAWGTIGNASTSEGVFFETINAAGVLEVPMVISIWDDEYGISVHAKHQTTKENISEILKGFQREDGTNGYEILKVNGWDYPALVETYQYASKLAREEHVPIIIHVLQLTQPQGHSTSGSHERYKSIERLDWEKEKDCLVKMRDWMLENNISTEEHLSDLERSIKKRVREGKKKAWDDFLHPILNEKEEILELLNRVAESSANSVFIQKLIKQLRDINDPIRKDILSAARKTLRYLISEDFAAKTELQTWINEYLTEIQPKYSSHLYSISDKSALNINEVKPIFTDKSQMVDGRIVLRENFDYIFKTYPEALIFGEDSGNIGDVNQGLEGLQEKYGKLRVADVGIREATIVGQGIGMSMRGLRPIAEIQYLDYLMYALQIMSDDLSTVQYRTKGKQKAPLIVRTRGHRLEGIWHSGSQMGGILHLLRGMVICVPRSMTKAAGFYNTLLESDDPALIVECLNGYRLKEKMPENIGKIKTPVGVVETVKEGSMITLVSYGSTLKLVEEAAQELLEVGIDAEIIDVQTLLPFDVEHDIVESIKKTNRVMVIDEDVPGGASAYIMDNILNIQGAFNYLDSAPVTLTSKQHRPAYGTDGDYFSKPSTEDIFEAVYKVMHEVDPEAYPRLR, encoded by the coding sequence TTGAACCTTACCGCAGAAAGTAACATAACCTTCGAGGATTTTAAGACAGAAGTCTTAAAGGATTATACAACGGCTGTTTTAAGCCGTGAGTGCAGTCTTCTTGGGCGACGCGAAGTTCTTACAGGTAAAGCAAAGTTTGGGATTTTTGGTGATGGTAAGGAATTACCACAATTGGCAATGGCCAAGGTGTTTAAGGATGGTGATTTTAGATCTGGTTATTATAGAGATCAGACCTTTATGATGGCGATTGACGAGCTAACGGTAGAACAGTTTTTTGCTGGTCTCTATGCTCACACCGATATTGAAGCAGACCCAATGTCTGCCGGTCGCCAAATGGGCGGTCACTTCGGTACCCACAGTTTAGATAAAAATGGGCATTGGAAGAATTTGATGAAGCAGAAGAATTCTAGTGCAGACATCTCTCCTACTGCTAGCCAAATGCCGCGATTATTGGGCTTAGCTCAAGCTTCAAAGATTTATAGGAACGTAAAAGGAATCGATACCACCAAATTTTCTGATAATGGTAACGAAATTGCTTGGGGAACCATCGGTAACGCAAGTACCAGCGAAGGTGTGTTTTTTGAAACCATCAATGCAGCTGGTGTTTTAGAAGTCCCTATGGTTATTAGTATCTGGGATGACGAATATGGAATTTCAGTTCACGCAAAACATCAGACTACTAAAGAGAACATTTCTGAAATCCTTAAAGGTTTTCAACGTGAAGATGGAACCAACGGATATGAAATCCTTAAGGTAAACGGTTGGGATTATCCGGCTCTGGTTGAAACATATCAATATGCTTCAAAACTTGCTAGGGAAGAACATGTGCCCATCATTATACACGTACTTCAACTTACTCAGCCACAAGGTCATTCTACCTCTGGCTCTCACGAAAGATATAAGTCTATTGAACGACTGGATTGGGAAAAAGAAAAAGATTGTCTGGTCAAAATGCGAGATTGGATGCTAGAAAATAACATTAGTACCGAAGAACACTTATCAGATTTAGAACGTTCTATAAAAAAACGCGTTAGAGAAGGCAAGAAGAAGGCTTGGGATGATTTCCTTCATCCTATTTTAAATGAAAAGGAAGAGATTTTAGAATTGTTAAACCGTGTGGCGGAAAGCAGTGCTAACAGTGTTTTTATTCAAAAATTGATCAAGCAGCTTCGGGACATAAATGACCCGATTAGAAAAGATATTCTGTCCGCTGCCAGAAAAACATTGAGATATCTAATTTCAGAGGATTTTGCTGCGAAAACTGAATTACAAACTTGGATCAATGAGTATCTCACCGAGATACAACCAAAATATAGTTCTCATTTATATAGTATCTCGGATAAATCGGCTTTAAATATCAATGAAGTCAAACCGATTTTCACCGATAAAAGTCAAATGGTAGATGGCAGGATTGTCCTGCGTGAAAACTTTGATTATATTTTTAAAACCTATCCTGAAGCCTTAATCTTTGGTGAAGACTCCGGAAATATCGGGGATGTTAATCAAGGTCTAGAAGGTCTTCAAGAAAAGTACGGAAAACTTAGGGTTGCTGATGTTGGTATCCGTGAAGCTACTATAGTAGGTCAAGGAATCGGAATGTCTATGAGAGGTTTAAGACCGATCGCAGAAATTCAATATTTAGATTACTTAATGTACGCGCTACAAATAATGAGCGATGATCTTTCTACTGTTCAATATAGAACAAAAGGTAAGCAGAAAGCGCCATTAATCGTTAGGACTAGAGGACATAGACTAGAAGGAATTTGGCATTCTGGCTCGCAAATGGGTGGGATTTTACATTTGCTTAGAGGAATGGTAATTTGTGTCCCCCGATCCATGACCAAAGCAGCCGGTTTCTACAATACTCTTTTAGAAAGCGACGACCCAGCATTGATTGTGGAGTGTCTAAATGGCTATCGATTAAAGGAAAAAATGCCCGAAAATATCGGGAAGATTAAAACTCCAGTTGGAGTTGTTGAAACCGTAAAAGAAGGAAGTATGATTACTTTGGTTTCTTACGGATCAACTTTAAAATTGGTTGAAGAAGCGGCCCAAGAGCTTTTAGAAGTTGGTATTGATGCAGAAATCATTGATGTGCAAACACTTCTTCCATTTGATGTTGAACATGATATTGTGGAAAGCATCAAGAAAACCAATCGCGTTATGGTAATAGACGAAGATGTGCCTGGTGGTGCTTCGGCTTATATAATGGATAATATCTTGAATATTCAGGGAGCTTTTAATTATCTTGATAGCGCACCAGTAACTTTAACTTCTAAACAACATCGCCCAGCCTACGGTACGGATGGCGATTATTTCTCAAAACCTTCAACTGAAGATATTTTCGAAGCAGTCTACAAGGTAATGCATGAAGTAGATCCAGAAGCTTATCCTAGATTGAGATAA
- a CDS encoding excinuclease ABC subunit A, with translation MSQYDDFIEVKGARVHNLKNIDVNIPREKLVVITGLSGSGKSSLAFDTIYAEGQRRYIETFSAYARQFLGGLERPDVDKIDGLSPVIAIEQKTTSKSPRSTVGTITEVYDFLRLLYARASDAFSLNTGEKMVSYSDEQIKDLIFESFKGKKINILAPVIRSRKGHYRELFEQIAKQGFVKVRTDGEIRDIVKGMKLDRYKTHDIEIVIDRLKIDETDTNDNRLAETINTAMYHGEDVLMVVEQDSTEVRYFSRNLMCPSTGISYPNPEPNNFSFNSPKGACPKCNGIGQLYEVNVGKIIPNDKLSIKAGALAPHGPQKNSWIFKQFETIAQRYNFSLSDPFTDIPKEAKEIILYGGNEKFNVESKTLGVTRSYKIDFEGVANFIENQYKNADSTKLKRWAKDYMDKVVCDECHGARLREDSLFFKINGKNIAEVAQMDIVVLAEWFKELPKHLSSTQLKIAEEIIKEINTRLQFLLNVGLDYLSLNRSSKSLSGGEAQRIRLATQIGSQLVGVLYILDEPSIGLHQRDNEKLINSLEALRDIGNSVIVVEHDRDMIERADYVIDIGPMAGKHGGEIISIGTPKELLTHNTLTAAYLNGDKEIEVPKERRKGNGKFIELKGSSGNNLKNVSVKFPLGKMIGVTGVSGSGKSTLINETLYPILNAHFFNGVKRPMPYKSIKGLENIDKVIDINQSPIGRTPRSNPATYTGVFGEIRSLYAKIPEAMIRGYKPGRFSFNVSGGRCETCKGGGLRVIEMNFLPDVYVECETCQGKRFNRETLEIRYKGKSISDVLDMTINEGVEFFEHIPKIHRKLKTIQQVGLGYITLGQQSTTLSGGEAQRIKLATELSKRDTGNTFYILDEPTTGLHFEDIRVLMIVLNKLVNKGNTVLIIEHNMDVIKTVDHIIDIGYEGGKGGGKIITEGTPEEVSEHPKSYTAKFLRKELKQSVSSN, from the coding sequence ATGAGTCAATATGATGATTTTATAGAGGTTAAGGGCGCGCGCGTTCACAACCTCAAGAATATCGATGTGAACATCCCGCGCGAGAAACTGGTGGTTATAACCGGACTTTCTGGTAGTGGTAAATCTTCCTTGGCTTTCGATACGATTTATGCTGAAGGTCAGCGTCGTTATATTGAAACTTTTTCTGCGTATGCTCGACAATTTTTAGGTGGACTAGAACGTCCGGACGTAGATAAAATCGACGGTCTTTCTCCAGTAATTGCCATAGAACAAAAAACTACTAGCAAATCACCCAGATCAACCGTAGGGACAATCACCGAGGTTTATGATTTTTTAAGATTGCTTTACGCCAGAGCGAGTGACGCCTTTAGTTTGAATACTGGGGAAAAAATGGTGAGCTATAGTGATGAGCAAATCAAGGATTTAATTTTTGAAAGTTTCAAAGGAAAAAAAATAAACATTTTAGCACCGGTAATTCGTTCTAGAAAAGGTCATTACCGCGAATTGTTTGAACAGATTGCCAAACAAGGTTTTGTAAAAGTTAGGACCGACGGCGAAATAAGGGATATTGTAAAGGGAATGAAATTAGACCGTTACAAAACCCACGATATAGAAATTGTGATTGATCGTTTAAAAATCGATGAAACCGATACCAACGATAATCGGCTTGCAGAAACCATAAATACGGCGATGTACCATGGAGAAGATGTTTTGATGGTGGTCGAACAAGATTCTACTGAGGTCCGATATTTCAGCCGAAATTTAATGTGTCCTTCTACCGGAATTTCCTATCCCAATCCTGAGCCAAACAATTTTTCGTTTAATTCGCCCAAAGGCGCTTGCCCAAAGTGTAACGGAATTGGGCAATTATATGAAGTTAACGTCGGCAAAATTATTCCTAACGATAAGCTTTCTATTAAAGCTGGAGCCTTGGCTCCGCATGGTCCACAGAAAAACAGCTGGATTTTCAAGCAGTTTGAAACCATTGCGCAACGCTATAATTTTTCTCTTTCAGACCCATTTACGGATATTCCAAAAGAAGCCAAAGAAATAATCCTTTACGGTGGCAATGAAAAATTTAATGTTGAAAGCAAGACTTTAGGCGTTACCAGAAGTTATAAAATCGACTTTGAAGGCGTCGCCAATTTTATAGAGAATCAGTATAAAAATGCTGATTCTACTAAATTAAAGCGATGGGCAAAGGATTATATGGACAAGGTTGTCTGTGATGAATGCCACGGCGCTAGGCTTAGAGAAGATTCACTTTTTTTCAAAATAAATGGTAAAAATATTGCCGAAGTCGCCCAAATGGATATTGTGGTCTTGGCCGAATGGTTTAAGGAGTTGCCAAAACATCTTTCTTCTACCCAACTTAAAATAGCCGAAGAAATCATTAAGGAAATCAACACTAGACTTCAGTTTTTACTAAATGTTGGGCTCGACTATCTTTCTTTAAATCGGAGCTCAAAATCTTTATCTGGTGGCGAAGCACAAAGAATACGTCTAGCGACACAAATTGGTTCTCAATTGGTTGGCGTACTCTATATTCTGGATGAACCCAGTATTGGTCTTCATCAAAGGGATAACGAAAAATTAATTAATTCACTTGAAGCCTTGCGCGATATCGGAAACTCGGTAATCGTTGTAGAGCACGACAGGGATATGATTGAAAGGGCAGATTACGTCATAGATATCGGCCCAATGGCTGGTAAACATGGTGGAGAAATTATAAGTATCGGTACTCCTAAAGAGTTACTTACTCATAATACATTAACCGCAGCGTATCTAAATGGCGACAAAGAAATTGAAGTCCCTAAAGAACGTCGTAAAGGAAACGGAAAATTTATTGAACTTAAAGGCTCCAGCGGAAACAACTTAAAAAATGTTAGTGTGAAATTCCCGTTAGGAAAAATGATTGGAGTTACCGGGGTTTCTGGAAGCGGAAAATCAACTTTGATTAATGAAACCTTATACCCGATTTTAAACGCTCATTTTTTTAATGGCGTTAAAAGACCAATGCCCTATAAATCTATCAAAGGGCTAGAAAATATTGATAAAGTAATCGATATAAATCAATCGCCAATTGGCAGGACTCCACGTAGTAATCCTGCTACCTACACTGGCGTTTTTGGAGAGATAAGAAGCCTTTACGCCAAAATTCCAGAAGCGATGATTCGTGGCTATAAGCCGGGACGTTTCAGTTTTAATGTTTCAGGTGGAAGATGCGAAACCTGTAAAGGTGGTGGACTAAGAGTTATCGAAATGAATTTTCTACCCGATGTTTATGTGGAGTGTGAAACTTGCCAAGGAAAACGTTTTAACCGTGAGACTTTAGAGATTCGTTATAAAGGAAAATCCATCAGCGATGTTTTGGATATGACCATTAATGAAGGTGTTGAGTTTTTTGAACATATCCCTAAAATTCATAGAAAATTAAAGACCATTCAGCAAGTAGGTTTGGGTTACATTACTTTAGGACAGCAAAGCACTACGCTTTCTGGTGGTGAAGCGCAGAGGATTAAGTTGGCCACCGAACTTAGCAAGAGAGATACAGGAAATACATTTTATATTCTTGACGAACCAACTACCGGTCTTCATTTTGAAGATATTAGAGTTTTAATGATCGTGCTTAACAAATTGGTGAATAAAGGAAATACGGTGTTGATTATAGAACATAATATGGATGTTATTAAGACGGTGGACCATATTATAGACATCGGTTATGAAGGTGGAAAAGGTGGCGGAAAGATAATTACAGAAGGAACTCCAGAAGAAGTTAGTGAACATCCTAAAAGTTACACCGCCAAATTCTTAAGGAAGGAATTGAAACAATCTGTTTCTAGCAATTAA
- a CDS encoding gamma-glutamyltranspeptidase / glutathione hydrolase, with protein sequence MKHFKNTFLVISICLASIACKETEITATKKQPVTGVLADSAMVVSARQEASKIGVDIMKKGGNAFDAMMATEMALAVTYPYAGNLGGGGFMVYRLASGETGSLDYREKAPLAATKDMYLDNDKNVIEDKSTVGAYSVGVPGTIAGIFRAQEKFGKLSVEEVLRPVIDLANNGFVVTDFQYERFVHYDSIFNAVNGGDILFNKKYTAGSTLKNPALANTLQRIIDNGRDEFYKGETAQILAKYMEDKGGIITLEDLAAYEAKWRDPIVFEYDDLKVISMAPPSSGGICLAQIMKMVEPFDLHQFGHNSLKSIQALVEAERRTYADRAHYLGDPDFVDIPIKDLTSDVYLHSRMENFSFERATPSDSVAHGVVVGYESENTTHYSIVDQFGNAVSVTTTLNSGFGSKLYVEELGFFLNNEMDDFSSKPGVPNVYGLIGAEANSIAPEKRMLSAMTPTIVEKDGDLFMVVGTPGGSTIITSVLQTILNVKEFGMTMQDAVAAPRFHHQWLPDVIRMEPGMFNEKLLQELRKRGYIINEEDSPVIGKVDAILIKDNGKLEGGADPRGDDVAVGF encoded by the coding sequence ATGAAGCATTTCAAAAACACCTTTTTAGTTATTTCCATCTGTTTAGCAAGCATCGCTTGTAAAGAAACCGAAATTACAGCAACCAAAAAACAACCCGTCACCGGAGTTTTAGCAGATAGTGCTATGGTAGTTTCTGCCAGACAAGAAGCTTCAAAAATTGGGGTAGATATTATGAAAAAAGGCGGTAATGCTTTTGATGCCATGATGGCCACAGAGATGGCGCTTGCAGTGACCTATCCCTATGCCGGGAATCTTGGCGGTGGTGGATTTATGGTGTATCGACTCGCCAGCGGAGAGACTGGGTCCTTAGATTATCGCGAAAAAGCGCCTCTGGCGGCGACTAAAGATATGTATTTGGATAATGACAAAAACGTAATCGAGGACAAAAGTACGGTCGGCGCTTATTCCGTAGGAGTTCCAGGTACGATAGCAGGTATCTTTAGGGCTCAAGAAAAATTTGGAAAACTTAGTGTTGAAGAAGTTCTACGTCCAGTAATCGATTTAGCAAATAATGGTTTTGTGGTTACAGATTTTCAATATGAAAGATTTGTGCATTACGATAGTATTTTTAATGCGGTCAATGGAGGTGATATCCTTTTCAATAAAAAATATACTGCGGGGAGCACGCTTAAGAATCCAGCATTAGCGAATACACTTCAAAGAATCATCGACAATGGTAGGGATGAATTCTATAAAGGTGAAACCGCTCAGATTTTAGCAAAATACATGGAAGATAAAGGTGGGATCATCACCTTAGAAGATCTGGCGGCTTATGAGGCAAAATGGAGAGACCCGATTGTTTTTGAATATGATGATTTAAAAGTTATTTCTATGGCGCCACCTTCTAGCGGAGGCATTTGTCTGGCCCAGATTATGAAAATGGTAGAACCTTTTGATCTTCACCAATTTGGACATAATAGCCTAAAGTCTATTCAGGCCTTGGTTGAAGCAGAGAGAAGAACTTATGCCGATCGGGCCCATTATTTAGGTGACCCCGATTTTGTGGATATCCCGATTAAAGATTTAACCAGCGATGTATATCTGCATAGCAGAATGGAAAACTTTTCTTTTGAACGCGCCACGCCATCTGATTCTGTTGCCCACGGTGTTGTGGTTGGATATGAAAGTGAGAATACTACCCATTACTCTATTGTTGACCAATTTGGTAATGCAGTATCGGTTACGACTACACTAAATAGCGGTTTTGGTTCTAAACTTTATGTTGAAGAATTGGGTTTCTTTTTGAATAATGAAATGGATGACTTCAGTAGCAAACCAGGAGTTCCTAATGTTTACGGACTTATTGGGGCTGAAGCGAACAGCATAGCTCCAGAAAAACGTATGCTAAGTGCGATGACGCCAACTATCGTTGAAAAAGATGGAGACTTATTTATGGTAGTTGGTACTCCCGGAGGTTCTACTATAATTACTTCAGTTTTACAGACTATACTAAATGTAAAAGAATTTGGGATGACAATGCAAGATGCCGTGGCCGCTCCAAGATTCCATCATCAGTGGCTCCCAGATGTCATAAGAATGGAGCCCGGAATGTTTAACGAAAAATTGTTGCAAGAATTAAGAAAAAGAGGATACATCATCAATGAAGAAGATTCCCCGGTAATCGGTAAAGTAGATGCTATTCTTATAAAGGACAACGGAAAATTAGAAGGTGGCGCGGATCCTAGAGGAGATGATGTGGCAGTAGGTTTTTAA
- a CDS encoding Acyl carrier protein phosphodiesterase: MNFLAHIYLSGDNDMITIGNFIADGIKGKSYKKFPQEIQIGILLHREIDTFTDAHPTVRKSTKRLHKNYGHYSGVIVDILYDHYLAKNWETYSTQSLPDYIEDFYDNLRENFEILPLRIQKLMPFMIGDNWLLSYAEIDGIKRVLEGMNRRTQNKSKMNEATVELRKYYIEFEDEFTNFFSDLRQFSNQKLQELVIKV, encoded by the coding sequence ATGAATTTCCTCGCCCACATCTATCTTTCAGGTGATAATGATATGATTACGATTGGCAATTTTATTGCTGATGGCATAAAAGGAAAGAGCTACAAAAAGTTTCCTCAAGAAATCCAAATTGGTATTTTACTACACCGAGAAATCGATACTTTTACGGATGCTCACCCCACCGTTAGAAAAAGCACCAAGAGGCTTCACAAGAATTACGGTCATTACAGTGGTGTAATCGTTGACATACTTTATGACCATTATTTAGCCAAGAATTGGGAGACATATTCGACCCAAAGTCTACCAGATTACATTGAAGACTTTTACGATAACCTCAGGGAAAACTTTGAAATTTTACCTTTAAGAATACAAAAGTTGATGCCTTTTATGATCGGTGACAATTGGCTGTTGAGCTATGCAGAAATCGATGGGATAAAAAGGGTTTTAGAAGGTATGAATCGCCGAACCCAAAACAAATCTAAGATGAATGAGGCTACTGTTGAACTTCGTAAATATTATATAGAATTCGAAGATGAATTCACGAATTTTTTTTCCGATCTTAGACAATTCTCAAACCAAAAACTTCAAGAACTAGTTATTAAAGTATGA